From Paracoccus aminovorans, one genomic window encodes:
- the nrdR gene encoding transcriptional regulator NrdR: MRCPFCGNVDTQVKDSRPAEDNVAIRRRRFCPACGGRFTTYERVQLRDLVVVKSSGRREDFDRAKLERSIRIAMQKRPIDPERIDQMISGIVRRLESLGDTDIPSKVIGEIVMETLARIDTVAYVRFASVYKNFQAADDFDKFVSELRPGGPEE, encoded by the coding sequence ATGCGCTGTCCGTTCTGCGGAAATGTGGATACCCAGGTCAAGGATTCGCGTCCGGCCGAGGATAACGTGGCCATCCGGCGCCGGCGCTTCTGCCCGGCTTGCGGCGGGCGCTTCACCACCTATGAGCGGGTGCAGTTGCGCGACCTGGTCGTGGTCAAGTCCAGCGGCCGGCGCGAGGATTTCGACCGGGCCAAGCTGGAGCGCTCGATCCGCATCGCCATGCAGAAGCGCCCCATCGACCCCGAGCGGATCGACCAGATGATCTCGGGCATCGTGCGGCGGCTGGAAAGCCTGGGCGACACCGACATCCCCTCGAAGGTGATCGGCGAGATCGTGATGGAGACGCTGGCCCGGATCGACACCGTGGCCTATGTGCGTTTCGCCAGCGTCTACAAGAATTTCCAGGCGGCGGACGATTTCGACAAATTCGTCAGCGAGTTGCGGCCCGGCGGCCCGGAAGAGTGA
- a CDS encoding riboflavin synthase, protein MFTGIITDIGEVSRVEMRGDMRARIACHYDMAGVELGASIACDGVCLTVVEKGPDWFDVDISAETLSKTNIGANGWAAGKRLNLERALRVGDELGGHIVSGHVDGVAVIEDMRDEGDSTRITFRAPETLARFIAPKGSVALNGTSLTVNEVEGARFGINVIPHTQAVTTWGAARPGDAVNLEIDTLARYVARLAEAG, encoded by the coding sequence ATGTTTACCGGCATCATCACGGACATCGGCGAAGTTTCGCGCGTCGAGATGCGCGGCGACATGCGGGCGCGGATCGCCTGCCACTACGACATGGCCGGGGTCGAACTGGGCGCCTCGATCGCCTGCGACGGCGTCTGCCTGACCGTGGTCGAGAAGGGGCCGGACTGGTTCGACGTGGACATCTCGGCCGAGACGCTGTCCAAGACCAACATCGGCGCCAACGGCTGGGCGGCAGGCAAGCGGCTGAACCTGGAACGCGCGCTGCGCGTCGGCGACGAACTGGGCGGGCATATCGTCTCGGGGCATGTGGACGGCGTGGCCGTGATCGAGGACATGCGCGACGAGGGCGACAGCACCCGCATCACCTTCCGCGCCCCCGAGACGCTGGCGCGCTTCATCGCGCCCAAGGGTTCGGTGGCGCTGAACGGCACCTCGCTGACGGTGAACGAGGTCGAGGGCGCGCGGTTCGGCATCAACGTCATCCCGCATACCCAGGCGGTCACCACCTGGGGCGCGGCACGGCCGGGCGATGCGGTGAACCTGGAGATCGACACGCTGGCGCGCTATGTCGCGCGCCTGGCCGAGGCCGGCTGA
- a CDS encoding polysaccharide biosynthesis/export family protein produces MAGFRPRFLTSRVARVAILGAVLLVSACGLPRSGPTKGQIISGSVEKGGSTHIVHVDDRVNRAANYSPAYGFSSDFRAAGQVGADEVRPGDVLGLSIWENVDDGLLASMGQSSTQLQQLQVDSQGYIFVPYAGRIRAAGNSPDELRRIITQKLESQTPDPQVMVTRVAGDGATVSVMGKVNAQGVFPIERPTRTLSSMLSKAGGVSIEPEVAVVTVKRGNSSGKVWLRDLYSNARNDIALRPGDVILVEEDERSFTALGALGGQTKVPLGNDQINAIEAVAMVGGLSTTLADPKGVFVLRDEPQSVARAVLGRNDIYGNQRVAYVLDLTRPDGMFLARDFVIRDGDTVYVTEAPFVQWQKTLSAILTPVTQLGTADGAFR; encoded by the coding sequence ATGGCCGGTTTTCGGCCGCGTTTTCTGACCTCTCGCGTGGCGCGGGTGGCGATTCTCGGTGCGGTCCTGCTGGTCTCCGCCTGCGGCTTGCCGCGCTCGGGTCCCACCAAGGGTCAGATCATCTCGGGTTCGGTCGAGAAGGGCGGCAGCACCCATATCGTGCATGTGGACGACCGGGTGAACCGGGCCGCGAACTATTCGCCGGCCTACGGTTTCTCGTCGGATTTCCGCGCCGCCGGCCAGGTCGGCGCCGACGAGGTGCGCCCGGGCGACGTGCTGGGCCTGTCGATCTGGGAAAACGTCGACGACGGGCTCCTGGCCTCGATGGGGCAAAGCTCGACCCAGCTGCAGCAGCTGCAGGTGGACAGCCAGGGCTATATCTTCGTGCCCTATGCCGGTCGCATCCGGGCCGCGGGCAACAGCCCCGACGAGCTGCGCCGCATCATCACCCAGAAGCTGGAAAGCCAGACCCCCGACCCGCAGGTCATGGTCACCCGCGTCGCCGGCGATGGCGCCACGGTCTCGGTCATGGGCAAGGTGAACGCCCAAGGGGTATTCCCGATCGAGCGTCCGACCCGCACGCTGTCCTCGATGCTGTCCAAGGCGGGCGGCGTCTCGATCGAGCCCGAGGTCGCGGTCGTGACCGTCAAGCGCGGCAATTCCAGCGGCAAGGTCTGGCTGCGCGACCTTTACTCGAACGCCCGCAACGACATCGCGCTGCGCCCCGGCGACGTGATCCTGGTCGAAGAGGACGAACGCAGCTTCACCGCGCTGGGCGCGCTGGGCGGCCAGACCAAGGTGCCGCTCGGCAACGATCAGATCAATGCCATCGAGGCGGTGGCCATGGTCGGCGGGCTCAGCACCACGCTGGCCGACCCCAAGGGCGTCTTCGTCCTGCGCGACGAGCCGCAGTCGGTCGCCCGCGCCGTGCTGGGCCGGAACGACATCTACGGCAACCAGCGCGTCGCCTATGTGCTGGATCTGACCCGGCCTGACGGCATGTTCCTGGCGCGCGACTTCGTCATCCGCGACGGCGACACCGTCTATGTGACCGAGGCGCCCTTCGTGCAATGGCAGAAAACCCTCAGCGCCATCCTGACGCCCGTCACCCAATTGGGCACCGCTGACGGCGCGTTCCGGTAG
- the ribD gene encoding bifunctional diaminohydroxyphosphoribosylaminopyrimidine deaminase/5-amino-6-(5-phosphoribosylamino)uracil reductase RibD gives MNDVRHMRHALSLARRALGNCWPNPAVGCVLVREGRVVGRGWTQPGGRPHAEAMALTQAGAAARGATAYVTLEPCAHHGKTPPCAEALVRAGVARVVSALTDPDPRVAGRGHAILRAAGIDTREGVCEAEAREAQRGFLTRISQGRPMLTLKLAASFDGRIATASGESQWITGPQARHHVHALRLAHDAVMVGGGTARADRPGLNVRGFGPVRQPVRIVVSARDLPELPPEGPAHGPLWQVSGPPAAFMAELGARGLTRVFCEGGGVLAASLLRAGLVDQLIGYTAGVVLGGDGRPGFAALEPARLADAPRFRLVELRRLGNDVLHRWLREPATDCQSMSCDQRRHSQA, from the coding sequence GTGAACGACGTCCGTCACATGCGCCACGCCCTGTCCCTGGCGCGGCGCGCCCTGGGCAATTGCTGGCCGAACCCGGCCGTCGGCTGCGTGCTGGTGCGCGAGGGGCGCGTGGTCGGGCGCGGCTGGACCCAGCCCGGCGGCCGCCCGCATGCCGAGGCCATGGCTCTGACCCAGGCCGGCGCGGCCGCGCGCGGCGCCACCGCCTATGTCACGCTGGAGCCCTGCGCCCATCACGGCAAGACGCCGCCCTGCGCCGAGGCCCTGGTCCGCGCCGGCGTCGCCCGCGTGGTCAGCGCCCTGACCGATCCCGACCCGCGTGTCGCCGGTCGCGGCCACGCCATCCTGCGCGCCGCCGGCATCGACACCCGCGAGGGCGTCTGCGAGGCCGAGGCGCGCGAGGCGCAGCGCGGCTTCCTGACCCGGATCAGCCAGGGCCGGCCGATGCTGACGCTGAAGCTGGCTGCCAGTTTCGACGGCCGCATCGCCACCGCCTCGGGCGAAAGCCAATGGATCACCGGCCCGCAGGCGCGGCACCACGTCCATGCCCTGCGGCTGGCACATGATGCGGTGATGGTCGGCGGCGGCACGGCGCGGGCCGATCGCCCCGGGCTGAACGTGCGCGGCTTTGGCCCGGTGCGGCAGCCGGTGCGGATCGTGGTCTCGGCCCGCGACCTGCCGGAGCTGCCGCCGGAGGGGCCGGCGCATGGTCCGCTGTGGCAGGTTTCGGGTCCGCCGGCGGCATTCATGGCCGAACTGGGCGCGCGCGGGTTGACCCGGGTGTTCTGCGAAGGCGGCGGCGTGCTGGCGGCGAGCCTGCTGCGCGCCGGGCTGGTCGACCAGCTGATCGGCTATACCGCGGGCGTGGTGCTGGGGGGCGACGGGCGTCCCGGCTTCGCCGCGCTGGAGCCTGCGCGATTGGCGGACGCGCCGCGTTTCCGGCTTGTCGAATTGCGGCGGTTGGGAAACGATGTCCTGCATCGCTGGCTGCGCGAGCCGGCAACGGACTGTCAATCGATGAGCTGCGATCAGCGCCGCCACAGCCAGGCGTAG
- a CDS encoding capsule biosynthesis protein, with translation MTGTRTARATAHPPRMQDAQTPRAAGQRLAPVAATAALPAAKRVFLMLQGPHGPFFDRVGRLLSDTGAQVWRVSFNAGDEFFWSDKERLIRHAGAPEDWPEHLDRIIAEKGVTDIVLYGDVRPIHAAARDAAQHYDLVMHVFEEGYLRPFWITYERGGSNGHSALMRIPLREMRNALRNRMGEMNRPPAHWGDMRQHKFYGALYHFFVLTANRCYPGYRTHRQIGVFQEFRLNLRRFLLTPFDALARKREGDAVRRGGFPYVLVLMQLEHDSNFVAHSPYSRMAEFTDEVLTEFARSAPRHHRIVFKAHPLEDGRGGIRQAILDKARSLGIEDRVHFVRGGKLARLMNQARAAVTVNSTAAQQALWRGLPVKAMGRAVFDKPGLVSDQSLADFLHDPRPPKAMAYRRYRDFLLESSQVPGGYYASRSRSHALRIVVDMMLAPEDPYQALFAGRGKYRQQMGDKDE, from the coding sequence ATGACCGGAACCCGCACCGCCCGCGCAACCGCGCATCCCCCGCGCATGCAGGACGCCCAGACACCTCGCGCCGCCGGCCAGCGGCTGGCGCCGGTGGCGGCCACTGCCGCATTGCCCGCGGCCAAGCGGGTGTTTTTGATGCTGCAGGGTCCGCATGGCCCCTTCTTCGATCGCGTCGGCCGGCTGCTCAGCGACACCGGGGCGCAGGTCTGGCGCGTCAGCTTCAACGCCGGCGACGAATTCTTCTGGTCCGACAAGGAACGGTTGATCCGCCACGCCGGCGCGCCCGAGGACTGGCCCGAGCATCTGGACCGCATCATCGCCGAAAAGGGCGTGACCGACATCGTGCTCTACGGCGACGTGCGGCCGATCCATGCCGCCGCCCGCGATGCCGCCCAGCATTACGACCTGGTGATGCATGTCTTCGAGGAAGGCTATCTGCGCCCCTTCTGGATCACCTATGAGCGCGGCGGCTCGAACGGCCATTCCGCGCTGATGCGCATCCCCCTGCGCGAGATGCGCAACGCCCTGCGCAACCGCATGGGCGAGATGAACCGGCCGCCCGCGCATTGGGGCGACATGCGCCAGCACAAGTTCTACGGCGCGCTCTACCATTTCTTCGTGCTGACGGCGAACCGCTGCTACCCGGGCTATCGCACGCACCGCCAGATCGGCGTGTTCCAGGAGTTCCGGCTGAACCTGCGCCGCTTCCTGCTTACCCCCTTCGACGCGCTGGCCCGCAAGCGCGAGGGCGATGCCGTCCGCCGCGGCGGCTTTCCCTATGTGCTGGTGCTGATGCAGCTCGAACACGATTCGAATTTCGTCGCGCATTCCCCCTACAGCCGCATGGCGGAATTCACCGACGAGGTGCTGACCGAATTTGCCCGCTCGGCGCCGCGGCATCATCGCATCGTCTTCAAGGCCCACCCGCTCGAGGACGGGCGCGGCGGCATTCGCCAGGCCATCCTGGACAAGGCCCGCAGCCTGGGGATCGAGGATCGGGTTCATTTCGTGCGCGGCGGCAAGCTGGCGCGGTTGATGAACCAAGCCCGCGCGGCAGTGACGGTGAATTCGACCGCGGCGCAGCAGGCGCTTTGGCGGGGCCTGCCGGTCAAGGCCATGGGCCGCGCGGTCTTCGACAAGCCCGGGCTGGTCTCTGACCAGAGCCTCGCGGATTTCCTGCACGACCCGCGCCCGCCCAAGGCCATGGCCTATCGCCGCTATCGCGACTTCCTGCTGGAAAGCAGCCAGGTGCCCGGCGGCTATTACGCCTCGCGTTCGCGCAGCCACGCGCTGCGCATCGTGGTGGACATGATGCTGGCCCCCGAGGACCCTTACCAGGCGCTTTTCGCCGGACGCGGCAAATATCGGCAACAGATGGGCGACAAGGACGAGTGA
- a CDS encoding capsular polysaccharide biosynthesis protein yields MGLDNKAAGDPRRLFVFNGGFFTRPRLRRILELAGWAPRLGLPGPGDHVGLWGNSPTAWRGRAVAARRGARLLHVEDAFLRSVLPGRVRGPVGRRGPVGLILDPVGLHFDPETPSLIETLVREPATADLHDAARTGIARLIAADLSKYNAHLPGLAPPPSGHVLVIDQTRGDASLLGAGRAEFLAMLSAARDENPGLPLVIRTHPETAAGLRPGHFTAADLRPGETICDTALSPWRLLRSAARVYAWSSQLGYEAILAGHRPRIFGRPFYAGWGLSEDEHRFPRRGPAPVEALFAASHLRAPVWYDPCLDRLTDFDGAMNQIEAEARAWRQDRDGHLAYGIRLWKRPLVARFFGSGKGVRFTARPRPEVTLAWANRADAVRSALRVEDGFVRSRGLGAALVPPLSLVADDLGIYYDPSRESRFERLMAEPLPPGGRDRALALARMLTEAGITKYNLAGPPPDLPPGQRILVPGQVEDDASIRLGAGAERTNLALLERVRAENPEAVLVYKPHPDVEAGLRPGLIAEPDLRRLADVTARNVGADALMAQVDEVWTMTSTLGFEALLRGLPVTTLGAPFYAGWGLTRDLGPVPARRQARVDLPALIHGALIAYPRYFDPQTGLPCPPETAVARLTDPEFGTRAGPAIRLLAKAQGALSSYAWLWRR; encoded by the coding sequence ATGGGTCTCGACAACAAGGCCGCCGGGGATCCCCGGCGGCTTTTCGTATTCAACGGCGGCTTCTTCACCCGCCCGCGCTTGCGCCGGATCCTGGAACTGGCCGGCTGGGCGCCGCGGCTGGGCCTGCCGGGTCCCGGCGACCATGTCGGCCTTTGGGGCAACAGCCCGACCGCCTGGCGCGGCCGCGCCGTCGCCGCGCGACGCGGCGCGCGGCTGCTGCATGTCGAGGACGCCTTCCTACGCTCGGTCCTGCCCGGCCGCGTCCGCGGCCCGGTCGGCCGCCGCGGACCCGTCGGCCTGATCCTCGATCCGGTCGGGCTGCATTTCGACCCCGAAACCCCCTCGCTGATCGAAACCCTGGTCCGGGAGCCCGCGACCGCCGACTTGCATGACGCGGCGCGGACGGGGATCGCCCGGCTGATCGCCGCCGACCTGTCGAAATACAATGCGCATCTGCCCGGCCTTGCGCCGCCACCGTCCGGCCATGTGCTGGTCATTGATCAGACGCGTGGCGATGCCTCGCTGCTGGGCGCCGGACGGGCCGAGTTCCTGGCCATGCTCTCTGCCGCCAGGGACGAAAACCCCGGCCTGCCGCTGGTGATCCGCACCCACCCCGAGACCGCCGCCGGCCTGCGTCCCGGCCATTTCACCGCCGCCGACCTGCGTCCCGGCGAAACGATCTGCGACACCGCGCTGTCGCCCTGGCGGCTGCTGCGCAGCGCGGCACGGGTCTATGCCTGGTCCTCGCAGCTGGGATACGAGGCGATTCTGGCCGGTCACCGCCCCCGGATCTTCGGCCGGCCCTTCTACGCCGGCTGGGGGCTGTCCGAGGACGAGCACCGCTTTCCACGCCGGGGCCCGGCCCCGGTCGAGGCGCTGTTCGCGGCCAGCCACCTGCGCGCGCCGGTCTGGTACGATCCCTGCCTGGACCGGCTGACCGATTTCGACGGAGCCATGAACCAGATCGAGGCCGAGGCCCGCGCCTGGCGCCAGGACCGGGACGGCCATCTGGCCTATGGCATCCGGCTGTGGAAACGCCCCCTGGTCGCGCGTTTTTTCGGCAGCGGCAAGGGCGTGCGCTTCACCGCGCGGCCCCGGCCCGAGGTCACCCTGGCCTGGGCCAACCGCGCCGATGCCGTGCGGAGCGCGCTGCGGGTCGAGGATGGCTTCGTCCGTTCTCGGGGCCTGGGCGCCGCGCTGGTGCCGCCGCTGTCGCTGGTCGCCGACGACCTCGGCATCTATTACGATCCCAGCCGCGAAAGCCGGTTCGAGCGGCTGATGGCCGAGCCGCTGCCGCCCGGCGGCCGCGACCGCGCCCTGGCGCTGGCCCGGATGCTGACCGAGGCGGGCATCACCAAATACAACCTTGCCGGTCCGCCGCCCGACCTGCCGCCGGGCCAGCGCATCCTGGTTCCGGGCCAGGTCGAGGACGACGCCTCGATCCGCCTCGGCGCCGGCGCCGAGCGCACGAATCTTGCGCTGCTGGAGCGGGTGCGAGCCGAAAACCCCGAGGCGGTGCTGGTCTACAAGCCGCACCCCGATGTCGAGGCCGGGCTGCGTCCCGGGCTGATCGCCGAGCCGGACCTGCGCCGCCTGGCCGATGTCACCGCCCGCAACGTGGGGGCGGATGCGCTGATGGCGCAGGTGGACGAGGTCTGGACCATGACCTCGACGCTCGGCTTCGAGGCGCTGCTACGCGGCCTGCCGGTCACTACGCTGGGCGCGCCCTTCTATGCCGGCTGGGGGCTGACCCGCGACCTGGGGCCGGTGCCGGCGCGCCGGCAGGCCCGGGTCGACCTGCCCGCGCTGATCCATGGCGCGCTGATCGCCTATCCGCGCTATTTCGACCCGCAAACCGGCCTGCCCTGCCCGCCCGAGACCGCCGTTGCCCGCCTGACCGATCCCGAATTCGGCACCCGCGCCGGTCCGGCAATCCGCCTGCTGGCCAAGGCGCAGGGCGCGCTCAGCAGCTACGCCTGGCTGTGGCGGCGCTGA